Proteins from a single region of Hymenobacter aquaticus:
- the uxaC gene encoding glucuronate isomerase — protein MKKPFLDSDFLLQTETARTLYHQFAAPQPIIDYHNHLLPDQIADDKQFENLTQIWLYGDHYKWRAMRTNGIDERYITGDASDWEKFEKWAETVPYTLRNPLYHWTHLELQRYFGVTELLNKESARRIYDHCSALLRTPEYSVRNLLRKMNVQTLCTTDDPSDVLEHHRALAASGFEVQVLPTFRADKAMAPEDPAGYNAYLDKLGASAAVEILTYQDLLTALRVRHDYFAALGCRLSDHGLEQIYAADYTDAEISAIFAKVRGGETLEQAEILQFKSAMLVFLAELDWEKGWTQQYHVGALRNNNARQLRQLGPDTGWDSIGDFSQGQAMSKFLDRLDTQDKLAKTILYNLNPADNELFATMIGNFQDGTVPGKLQFGSGWWFLDQKDGMERQINALSNLGLLSRFVGMLTDSRSFLSYPRHEYFRRILCNILGNDVENGELPDDLDLLGNMVQNICFHNAKAYFGFEKQTATVEAGAVAEKA, from the coding sequence ATGAAAAAGCCTTTTCTCGATTCCGACTTCCTGCTGCAAACCGAAACGGCCCGCACGCTCTACCACCAGTTTGCGGCCCCGCAGCCCATCATCGACTACCACAACCATCTGCTGCCCGACCAGATTGCCGACGACAAGCAGTTTGAGAACCTGACCCAGATCTGGCTCTACGGCGACCATTACAAGTGGCGGGCCATGCGCACCAACGGCATTGATGAGCGCTACATCACCGGCGACGCTTCCGACTGGGAGAAGTTCGAGAAGTGGGCCGAAACCGTGCCCTACACCCTGCGCAACCCGCTCTACCACTGGACCCACCTGGAATTGCAGCGCTACTTCGGCGTGACCGAGCTGCTCAACAAGGAGTCGGCGCGCCGCATCTACGACCATTGCTCGGCGTTGCTGCGCACCCCGGAATACTCGGTGCGCAACCTGCTGCGCAAGATGAACGTGCAGACCCTGTGCACCACCGACGACCCCTCAGACGTGCTGGAGCACCACCGCGCCCTGGCCGCTTCCGGTTTCGAGGTGCAGGTGCTGCCCACCTTCCGGGCCGACAAGGCTATGGCGCCGGAAGACCCCGCCGGCTACAACGCCTACCTCGACAAGCTCGGCGCATCGGCCGCCGTGGAAATCCTGACCTACCAGGACCTGCTCACGGCCCTGCGCGTGCGCCACGACTACTTCGCCGCCCTGGGCTGCCGCCTTTCCGACCACGGTCTGGAGCAGATCTACGCCGCTGACTACACCGACGCGGAAATCAGCGCCATCTTCGCCAAAGTGCGCGGCGGCGAAACGCTGGAGCAAGCTGAGATTCTGCAGTTCAAGTCGGCCATGCTGGTTTTCCTGGCCGAGCTCGACTGGGAGAAGGGCTGGACCCAGCAGTACCACGTGGGCGCCTTGCGCAACAACAACGCCCGGCAGCTGCGCCAGCTCGGCCCCGACACGGGCTGGGACTCCATCGGCGACTTTTCGCAGGGCCAGGCCATGAGCAAGTTCCTGGACCGGCTCGACACCCAGGACAAGCTGGCCAAGACCATTCTCTACAACCTGAACCCCGCGGATAACGAGCTGTTCGCCACCATGATTGGCAACTTCCAGGACGGCACCGTGCCCGGCAAGCTGCAATTCGGCTCGGGCTGGTGGTTCCTGGATCAGAAGGACGGCATGGAGCGGCAAATCAACGCCCTGTCGAACCTGGGTTTGCTGAGCCGCTTCGTGGGCATGCTCACAGACTCACGCAGCTTCCTTTCGTACCCGCGCCACGAGTATTTCCGCCGCATCCTGTGCAACATCCTCGGCAACGACGTGGAAAACGGCGAGCTGCCCGACGATCTGGACTTGCTCGGTAACATGGTGCAAAACATCTGCTTCCACAACGCCAAAGCCTATTTCGGCTTCGAAAAGCAGACCGCAACGGTGGAAGCCGGGGCGGTAGCCGAGAAAGCCTAG
- a CDS encoding cupin domain-containing protein: protein MSTATQDVPASFITEQDAVWTDVGPGLRRRVISYDAQMMLVKVTFETGGVGALHHHVHVQQSYIQSGVFEVTLGEEKRVLQAGDAFYVPSDVWHGVVCLEAGVLLDAFSPMREDFV from the coding sequence ATGAGCACTGCCACCCAGGACGTTCCGGCTAGCTTCATTACCGAGCAGGATGCCGTCTGGACCGACGTCGGGCCCGGCCTGCGCCGCCGCGTCATCTCCTACGACGCGCAGATGATGCTGGTGAAAGTGACCTTCGAAACCGGCGGGGTAGGGGCCCTGCACCACCACGTGCACGTGCAGCAGAGCTACATCCAGAGTGGGGTGTTCGAAGTGACGCTGGGCGAGGAGAAGCGGGTGCTGCAAGCCGGCGACGCGTTTTACGTGCCCTCCGACGTGTGGCACGGGGTGGTTTGCCTGGAGGCTGGCGTGTTGCTGGACGCCTTCAGTCCGATGCGGGAAGATTTTGTGTAG
- a CDS encoding SDR family oxidoreductase yields the protein MRTLPSFSLAGKLAIVTGCNRGIGQAMALGLAEAGADIIGVSATLALSGSETEQQVRALGRQFHAYQADFSSRPAVDTFIKQVQQDFPRIDILINNAGTIKRAPAAEHSDELWDEVLHINLDAPFRLARAIGGRMLEQGSGKIIFTASLLTFQGGINVPGYAASKGAIGSLVKALANEWAGRGVNVNAIAPGYIATDNTEALRNDPDRSQSILARIPAGRWGTPADFKGPTVFLASDAASYIHGTILTVDGGWMGR from the coding sequence ATGCGTACTCTCCCCAGCTTCAGCCTTGCCGGTAAACTCGCCATTGTCACGGGCTGCAATCGGGGAATTGGGCAGGCTATGGCCCTGGGCCTGGCCGAAGCCGGCGCCGACATCATCGGCGTGTCGGCCACGCTGGCGCTGAGCGGCTCCGAAACCGAGCAGCAGGTGCGGGCCCTGGGCCGGCAGTTTCACGCCTACCAGGCCGACTTCAGCAGCCGCCCCGCCGTGGATACCTTTATCAAGCAGGTGCAGCAGGATTTTCCCCGCATCGACATTCTGATCAACAACGCCGGCACCATCAAGCGCGCCCCCGCCGCCGAGCACTCCGACGAGCTTTGGGACGAGGTACTCCATATTAATCTGGATGCGCCCTTCCGCCTGGCCCGCGCCATCGGGGGCCGGATGCTGGAGCAGGGCAGTGGCAAAATCATCTTCACGGCTTCACTTTTGACGTTCCAGGGCGGTATCAACGTGCCGGGCTACGCGGCCAGCAAGGGCGCCATTGGCTCTTTGGTAAAAGCCCTGGCCAACGAGTGGGCCGGCCGCGGCGTCAACGTCAACGCCATTGCCCCCGGCTACATTGCCACCGACAACACCGAGGCCCTGCGCAACGACCCGGACCGCTCGCAGAGCATCCTGGCCCGCATTCCGGCCGGCCGCTGGGGCACCCCCGCCGACTTCAAAGGCCCTACCGTCTTCCTGGCCTCCGATGCCGCCAGCTACATCCACGGCACCATCCTCACCGTCGACGGCGGCTGGATGGGCCGGTAA
- a CDS encoding sugar kinase: MKQVVTFGEIMLRLSPPLNYRLTQTATFEATYGGGEANVAASLAQLGMPAAHVTCFPANELGQAATQHFQRYGVNMAHTVFRGERLGLYFLEVGASMRPSKVVYDRFDSAFANLRPADFNWDEILKDASWFHWTGITPAISAAAAQACQDAIAAARRLGITVSGDVNYRRNLWQYGQKAQDVMPGLVEGCDVIVASENDSEDLFGIVPQEGAAQSFTSMAEQLMARFLNVKQVITTRRETLSASHNQLKGILYDGQNFVESPSYDIVPIVDRIGGGDAFIAGFIYGSLTTHDQQQALTFGVASSALKHTIHGDFNLATKAEVDEVVKGNTSGRLLR, encoded by the coding sequence ATGAAGCAGGTAGTAACGTTCGGCGAAATCATGTTGCGGCTCTCGCCGCCGCTGAACTACCGCTTAACCCAGACCGCCACCTTCGAGGCCACTTACGGCGGCGGCGAAGCCAACGTGGCCGCGTCCCTGGCCCAGCTGGGCATGCCCGCGGCCCACGTCACCTGCTTTCCCGCCAACGAATTAGGCCAGGCCGCTACCCAGCACTTTCAGCGCTACGGCGTGAACATGGCGCACACCGTGTTTCGCGGCGAGCGGCTGGGCTTGTACTTCCTGGAAGTCGGGGCCTCGATGCGGCCCAGCAAGGTGGTCTACGACCGGTTCGACTCGGCCTTTGCCAACCTGCGGCCCGCGGACTTCAACTGGGACGAAATCCTCAAGGATGCCAGCTGGTTTCACTGGACGGGCATCACCCCGGCCATTTCGGCCGCGGCGGCCCAGGCTTGCCAAGACGCCATTGCCGCCGCCCGCCGCCTGGGCATCACCGTCTCGGGCGACGTGAACTACCGCCGCAACCTGTGGCAGTACGGGCAAAAGGCCCAGGACGTCATGCCCGGGCTGGTCGAGGGCTGCGACGTCATTGTCGCTTCCGAAAACGATTCCGAGGATTTATTCGGCATTGTACCGCAGGAAGGTGCCGCGCAGAGCTTTACTTCGATGGCCGAGCAGCTGATGGCCCGCTTCCTCAACGTGAAGCAGGTCATTACCACCCGGCGCGAAACGCTGAGCGCCTCCCACAACCAGCTCAAGGGCATCCTCTACGACGGCCAGAACTTTGTGGAAAGCCCCAGCTACGACATCGTGCCCATCGTGGACCGCATCGGCGGCGGCGACGCCTTCATTGCGGGCTTCATCTACGGCTCCCTCACCACCCACGACCAGCAGCAGGCCCTGACCTTCGGGGTAGCTTCCTCGGCCCTCAAACACACCATTCACGGCGACTTCAACCTGGCCACCAAAGCCGAGGTCGACGAAGTCGTGAAAGGCAACACCTCGGGGCGCCTGCTCCGGTAG
- the kduI gene encoding 5-dehydro-4-deoxy-D-glucuronate isomerase: MTQRYAVSPRETAGMNTTELREHFLIERLFVADDIALVYTHYDRMIVGGAVPTDQPLALPCPPNLKADYFLERRELGILNVGGPGQVSVDGTTYELGNQDCLYVGKGSQDVQFRSASADEPARYYLLSAPAHAEHPTTRKTQAEATPVEMGAVETANQRTIYKYIYAEGIQSCQLVMGLTQLKTGSVWNTMPSHTHDRRMEAYLYFNLPAGQRVLHLMGEPSETRPLWVSNEQAIISPPWSIHTGCGSSNYAFIWGMAGENREYTDMDAVALDQLR; the protein is encoded by the coding sequence ATGACCCAACGATATGCCGTCAGCCCCCGCGAAACCGCGGGCATGAATACGACCGAACTGCGCGAGCATTTTTTGATTGAGCGCCTGTTTGTGGCTGATGATATTGCCCTGGTCTACACCCACTACGACCGGATGATTGTGGGCGGCGCCGTGCCGACCGACCAGCCTTTGGCCTTGCCCTGCCCGCCGAATTTGAAGGCCGACTACTTCCTGGAACGCCGGGAATTGGGCATTCTCAACGTGGGCGGCCCCGGCCAGGTCTCGGTGGACGGTACGACCTACGAGCTAGGCAACCAAGACTGCCTCTACGTGGGCAAAGGCAGCCAGGACGTACAGTTCCGGAGCGCTTCGGCCGATGAGCCGGCCCGGTACTACCTGCTCTCGGCCCCGGCCCACGCCGAGCACCCGACCACGCGTAAAACCCAGGCCGAGGCGACGCCGGTGGAAATGGGCGCGGTGGAAACGGCCAATCAGCGCACGATTTACAAGTACATCTACGCCGAAGGCATTCAGAGCTGCCAGCTGGTCATGGGCCTCACCCAGCTCAAAACCGGCTCGGTGTGGAACACGATGCCCTCCCATACCCACGACCGGCGCATGGAGGCCTACCTCTATTTCAACCTGCCGGCCGGGCAGCGCGTGCTGCACCTGATGGGGGAGCCCTCGGAAACCCGCCCGCTGTGGGTGAGCAACGAGCAGGCCATTATCTCGCCGCCGTGGTCGATTCACACCGGCTGCGGCAGCTCCAACTACGCGTTTATCTGGGGTATGGCCGGCGAAAACCGCGAGTACACCGACATGGACGCCGTGGCCCTGGACCAGCTCCGCTAA
- a CDS encoding tagaturonate reductase — protein sequence MANLSKQAALALSSSAVAMPEAAHFDLPEKVLQFGTGVLLRGLPDYLIDKANRQGLFNGRIVVVKSTDGGDATAFDRQDGLYTLSIRGIADGQTVEENVVCSAISRVLSAKSQWEQVLDVARNPALTVVISNTTEVGIQLVSESIKQSPPQSFPGKLLAVLYARYQAFQGAADKGLVIVPTELIPGNGTKLEGIVLELAHLNGLDAEFIEWLESANSFCNSLVDRIVPGRPDAATQAALEEELGYSDDLLTMSEAYLLWAIEGDARVKSVLAFEQADAGVIVQPNIDLFRELKLRLLNGTHTLSCGLAYLAGFDTVRGAMDDAAMAGFIQNLMLADLLPGIPYAVDEKVGQRFGMQVLDRFRNPYVEHRWLGITLNYTMKIQMRNVPTLLHYYKKLAVVPDYMALGFAAYLLFMRGTQQHDDVWYGEAGDQHYPIQDEKAGYFADLWQRQTPAELTQTVLRNKTLWGHDLAQLPGFAARVEKYLQQLLQHGASATLAGYFTQKVSLAS from the coding sequence ATGGCCAACTTATCCAAACAAGCCGCATTAGCCCTCTCGTCATCGGCGGTAGCCATGCCCGAGGCCGCGCACTTTGATTTACCCGAAAAAGTGCTGCAGTTCGGCACCGGCGTGCTGCTGCGCGGCCTGCCCGACTACCTCATCGACAAGGCCAACCGCCAGGGCCTGTTCAACGGCCGCATCGTGGTGGTCAAGTCCACCGACGGGGGCGACGCCACGGCTTTCGACCGGCAGGATGGGCTTTACACGCTCAGCATCCGCGGCATTGCCGACGGGCAGACGGTCGAGGAAAACGTGGTGTGCTCGGCTATCAGCCGGGTGCTGTCGGCCAAAAGCCAGTGGGAGCAGGTGCTGGACGTAGCCCGCAACCCGGCGCTGACGGTGGTGATTTCCAACACCACGGAAGTCGGCATTCAGCTCGTGTCGGAGTCGATTAAGCAAAGTCCGCCCCAGTCGTTTCCCGGCAAGCTGCTGGCCGTGCTCTACGCCCGCTACCAGGCGTTTCAGGGCGCTGCCGACAAGGGCCTGGTCATCGTGCCTACCGAGCTGATTCCTGGCAACGGTACCAAGCTGGAAGGCATCGTGCTGGAGCTGGCCCACCTCAACGGCCTCGACGCGGAGTTCATCGAGTGGCTGGAATCGGCCAACTCGTTCTGCAACTCGCTCGTGGACCGCATCGTGCCCGGCCGCCCCGACGCGGCCACGCAAGCGGCTCTGGAAGAGGAGCTGGGGTATTCCGACGATTTGCTCACGATGTCGGAAGCTTATCTGCTGTGGGCCATTGAGGGCGACGCCCGCGTGAAATCGGTGCTGGCCTTCGAGCAGGCCGACGCCGGCGTCATCGTGCAGCCCAACATTGACTTGTTCCGCGAATTGAAGCTGCGCCTGCTCAACGGCACGCACACGCTCAGCTGCGGTTTGGCGTATCTGGCCGGCTTCGATACCGTGCGCGGGGCTATGGACGACGCGGCTATGGCCGGCTTTATTCAGAACCTGATGCTGGCTGATCTGCTGCCGGGCATTCCCTACGCCGTGGATGAAAAAGTGGGGCAGCGCTTCGGCATGCAGGTTCTGGACCGGTTCCGCAACCCCTACGTTGAGCACCGCTGGCTGGGCATCACGCTCAACTACACTATGAAAATCCAGATGCGCAACGTGCCCACGCTGCTGCATTACTACAAGAAGCTGGCCGTGGTGCCCGACTACATGGCCCTGGGCTTTGCCGCCTACCTGCTCTTTATGCGCGGCACTCAGCAGCACGACGACGTGTGGTACGGTGAGGCGGGCGACCAGCACTACCCGATTCAGGACGAGAAGGCCGGCTACTTCGCCGACCTCTGGCAGCGCCAGACGCCGGCCGAATTAACCCAGACCGTGCTGCGCAACAAAACCCTCTGGGGCCACGATTTGGCCCAACTGCCCGGCTTCGCGGCCCGCGTCGAGAAGTACCTGCAGCAGCTGCTGCAGCACGGCGCTTCGGCCACATTGGCCGGCTATTTTACCCAAAAGGTTTCCCTTGCCTCATGA
- a CDS encoding beta/alpha barrel domain-containing protein, translating to MSQYSSAEVLERVLQAPLVPVFFHADAAYAQRVVQACYEGGIRVFEFTNRGANAFEVFGQLQRYVREHLPDLLLGIGTIYTAAQAEQFISAGADFVVQPIMTPDVAEACRRHDVAWVPGAMTLTEVYTAQQLGAGLVKIFPGNVLGPDFVKSLRGPMPTVKLMVTGGVEPTQASLTEWFGAGVNVVGIGSQLFKGADDVAVLAPRIAPLMQFLTSRAS from the coding sequence ATGTCCCAATACTCTTCCGCCGAAGTGCTGGAGCGGGTGCTGCAAGCGCCTTTGGTGCCGGTCTTTTTCCACGCCGACGCGGCCTATGCCCAGCGCGTGGTGCAGGCCTGCTACGAGGGCGGCATCCGCGTCTTCGAATTCACGAACCGCGGGGCCAACGCCTTTGAGGTCTTCGGCCAGCTGCAGCGCTACGTGCGGGAGCACCTGCCCGACCTGCTGCTGGGCATCGGCACCATCTACACCGCCGCCCAGGCCGAGCAGTTCATCAGCGCCGGCGCCGACTTCGTGGTGCAGCCCATCATGACCCCCGACGTGGCCGAGGCCTGCCGCCGCCACGACGTAGCCTGGGTGCCCGGCGCCATGACCTTGACCGAAGTCTACACCGCCCAGCAGCTGGGCGCGGGCCTAGTCAAAATCTTCCCCGGCAACGTGCTGGGCCCCGATTTTGTGAAGAGCCTGCGCGGGCCCATGCCCACCGTGAAGCTCATGGTAACCGGTGGGGTAGAGCCCACCCAGGCCAGCCTCACCGAGTGGTTCGGGGCCGGCGTGAACGTGGTTGGGATTGGCTCCCAGCTCTTCAAAGGCGCCGATGACGTGGCCGTCCTCGCGCCGCGTATTGCGCCGCTCATGCAATTTCTCACCTCTCGCGCCTCCTGA
- the pelA gene encoding pectate lyase, whose protein sequence is MGEVSSACAQHLTVALDGSGDFPTIQAAVNSLPVMAPQQRVIRIKKGTYKEKVFIDGKDHITLQGESEKGVVLTFSQANAIFRCDPATAGDWTIATLSLRNSPDVTLEKLTVMNTYGAEAAGPVTIDCPSDPTGKKVIKKSDHQMALYTGKGTTRLTVKNCTFRTLGNDTVSPWDAEAGVYYFKDCTLEGSVDFYCPRGWAYAENCRFICHNMNAAIWHDGSGSKDAKTVLKNCSFEGDDNFKLGRYHTESQFYLIDCQFPKNMADADIYAAQSGKGAPQWGRRVYYAGCHRQGGDYAWHRDNLSTAENAPKARQVNAAWTFGERWKQFGTASVSASHNLRMGGLLAEAIDTTAEKMLVYQRSIGGWPKAVKEKKVDYKAPLSAAVKAATLADAGRNDATIDNNATTREIEYLAKAYKATGNPAYRQSAEKGLRYLLKMQHKNGGFPQFYPDSSSYRAQITYNDNAMVRVLTLLKAVADKQADYAALDPSLVPAAQLAVDKGVSCILKTQYVQRGKLTVWCAQHDRRTLLPVKARAFELASLSGAESVGIVEFLLTLDNPSPEVKKSIQAAVAWFQAVKMEGFAVKDVAAPAQPKGRDRVIVPEAGSVLWARFYDLDTNQPMYVGRDGQKRSQLSEIENERRTGYVYASTWPQKLLTKDYPKWQQKWEKKEGSKI, encoded by the coding sequence TTGGGAGAGGTTTCCTCGGCCTGCGCCCAGCATTTGACGGTGGCGCTGGATGGCTCGGGCGACTTCCCGACCATTCAGGCCGCCGTCAACAGCCTGCCCGTCATGGCCCCCCAGCAACGGGTGATTCGCATCAAAAAAGGTACCTATAAGGAAAAGGTCTTTATCGACGGCAAGGACCACATTACCCTGCAAGGCGAGTCGGAAAAGGGCGTGGTGCTGACTTTCTCCCAGGCCAACGCCATTTTCCGCTGCGACCCGGCCACGGCGGGCGACTGGACCATTGCCACGCTCAGCCTGCGCAACAGCCCCGACGTCACGCTCGAAAAGCTGACGGTCATGAACACCTACGGCGCCGAAGCCGCCGGCCCCGTCACCATCGACTGCCCCTCGGACCCGACGGGTAAGAAGGTCATTAAGAAGTCGGACCACCAGATGGCGCTCTACACCGGCAAGGGCACGACCCGGCTGACGGTGAAAAACTGCACCTTCCGGACCCTGGGCAACGACACGGTGAGCCCCTGGGACGCCGAGGCCGGGGTGTACTACTTCAAGGACTGCACCCTGGAAGGCAGCGTGGATTTTTACTGTCCGCGCGGCTGGGCCTACGCCGAAAACTGCCGCTTTATCTGCCACAATATGAATGCCGCCATCTGGCACGACGGCTCGGGCAGCAAAGACGCCAAAACGGTGCTTAAGAACTGCTCGTTCGAGGGTGACGACAACTTCAAGCTGGGCCGCTACCACACCGAGTCCCAGTTCTATTTGATTGACTGCCAGTTTCCGAAGAACATGGCCGACGCGGATATTTACGCCGCCCAATCGGGCAAGGGCGCCCCGCAGTGGGGCCGCCGGGTGTACTACGCCGGCTGCCACCGCCAGGGCGGCGACTACGCCTGGCACCGCGACAACCTGAGCACGGCCGAAAACGCCCCCAAAGCCAGGCAGGTCAACGCCGCCTGGACGTTTGGGGAGCGGTGGAAGCAATTCGGGACGGCCTCAGTTTCGGCTTCCCACAACCTGAGAATGGGCGGCCTGCTGGCCGAGGCCATTGATACCACGGCCGAGAAAATGCTGGTCTACCAGCGCAGCATCGGCGGCTGGCCCAAGGCGGTGAAGGAAAAGAAGGTGGACTACAAAGCTCCGCTGAGCGCCGCCGTGAAGGCCGCTACCCTGGCCGACGCCGGCCGCAACGACGCCACCATCGACAACAACGCCACGACCCGGGAAATCGAGTATTTGGCCAAGGCCTACAAAGCTACCGGCAACCCGGCCTACCGCCAAAGCGCCGAAAAGGGCCTCCGCTACCTGCTCAAGATGCAGCACAAGAACGGCGGCTTCCCCCAGTTTTACCCCGACAGCAGCAGCTACCGCGCCCAGATTACCTACAACGACAACGCCATGGTGCGGGTGCTGACCTTGCTCAAGGCCGTGGCCGACAAGCAAGCCGACTACGCCGCCCTCGACCCGAGCCTGGTGCCGGCCGCCCAGCTGGCCGTGGACAAGGGCGTGAGCTGCATCCTCAAAACCCAGTACGTGCAGCGCGGCAAGCTCACGGTGTGGTGCGCCCAGCACGACCGCCGCACTCTGCTGCCGGTGAAGGCCCGGGCCTTCGAGCTGGCTTCGCTCAGCGGGGCCGAAAGCGTGGGCATCGTCGAGTTTCTGCTGACGCTGGATAACCCCTCGCCGGAAGTGAAAAAGTCGATTCAGGCCGCAGTGGCCTGGTTTCAGGCCGTGAAAATGGAGGGCTTCGCCGTCAAGGACGTTGCCGCCCCGGCCCAGCCTAAGGGCCGCGACCGGGTAATCGTGCCCGAAGCCGGCAGCGTGCTCTGGGCCCGGTTTTACGACCTGGACACCAACCAGCCGATGTACGTGGGCCGCGACGGGCAGAAGCGCAGCCAACTCAGCGAGATTGAGAATGAGCGGCGCACGGGCTACGTGTACGCCAGCACCTGGCCGCAAAAATTGCTGACGAAGGACTATCCGAAGTGGCAGCAGAAGTGGGAGAAGAAAGAAGGAAGCAAAATTTAA
- a CDS encoding UxaA family hydrolase has product MKHLVAQIHPHDNVLVALTDLPIGTPVPWKDGLITTIQAIPAKHKVAPQAFEPGDLVHMYGVLVGKVRERIPLGGLLTTSNIQHATDSFDQTSGVHRQSWPVPDVTKWQERTFMGFHRADGRVGTANYWLVIPLVFCENRNIQVLEAALVDDLGYGRKKSYQPQTQELIALMQAGKTVEEILATDLHSAENSRQKPRLFPNVDGVRFLQHEGGCGGIRQDAQTLCGLLAGYITHPNVAGATVLSLGCQNAQVSMLQDEINKRSPQFYKPLYILEQQKIGTEEALISTALRQTFAGLMQANAQHRQPAPLSKLTIGLECGGSDGFSGISANPAVGHVSDMLVALGGSVILAEFPELCGVEQELVDRSVDQPTAERFSSLMKAYGESAVAVGSGFDMNPSPGNIRDGLITDAMKSAGAARKGGSSPVVAVLDYPELVTKPGLNLLCTPGNDVESTTAEVGSGANVVLFTTGLGTPTGNPIAPVVKISSNTALAQRMPDIIDLNTGTVIDGEETIEQAGERILDYVIRVASGEEVAAVRHGQTDFIPWKRGVSL; this is encoded by the coding sequence ATGAAGCATTTAGTAGCCCAGATTCATCCGCACGACAACGTCCTGGTAGCCCTCACGGACCTGCCCATCGGTACGCCCGTGCCGTGGAAGGACGGCCTGATTACGACCATCCAGGCCATTCCGGCCAAGCACAAAGTAGCCCCCCAGGCCTTCGAGCCCGGCGACCTGGTGCACATGTACGGCGTGCTGGTGGGCAAAGTGCGGGAGCGTATTCCGCTCGGCGGCCTGCTCACCACGTCCAACATTCAGCACGCCACCGACTCGTTCGACCAAACTTCCGGCGTGCACCGCCAAAGCTGGCCCGTGCCCGACGTAACCAAGTGGCAGGAGCGGACTTTCATGGGCTTCCACCGCGCCGACGGCCGCGTGGGCACGGCCAACTACTGGTTGGTGATTCCGTTGGTGTTCTGCGAAAACCGCAACATTCAGGTCCTCGAAGCGGCGCTGGTCGATGACCTGGGCTACGGCCGCAAGAAAAGCTACCAGCCCCAGACCCAGGAGCTGATTGCGCTGATGCAGGCCGGCAAAACCGTGGAGGAAATCCTGGCTACCGACCTGCATTCGGCCGAGAACAGCCGGCAGAAGCCCCGCCTGTTCCCGAACGTGGACGGCGTGCGGTTTTTGCAGCACGAGGGCGGCTGCGGCGGCATCCGCCAGGATGCCCAGACGCTCTGCGGCCTGCTGGCCGGCTACATCACCCACCCCAACGTGGCCGGCGCGACGGTCCTGAGCCTGGGTTGCCAGAATGCCCAGGTGAGCATGCTCCAGGACGAAATCAACAAGCGCAGCCCCCAGTTCTACAAGCCGCTCTACATTCTGGAGCAGCAGAAAATCGGGACCGAAGAGGCCCTGATCAGCACCGCGCTGCGCCAGACCTTTGCCGGCCTGATGCAGGCCAACGCCCAGCACCGCCAGCCGGCCCCGCTCAGCAAGCTCACCATCGGTCTGGAGTGCGGCGGCTCGGATGGCTTCTCCGGCATTTCGGCCAACCCCGCCGTGGGGCACGTGTCCGACATGCTCGTGGCCCTCGGTGGCTCGGTTATCCTGGCCGAATTTCCCGAATTATGCGGCGTGGAGCAGGAACTCGTGGACCGCTCCGTGGACCAGCCGACGGCCGAGCGGTTTAGCTCCCTGATGAAGGCTTACGGCGAGTCGGCGGTGGCCGTGGGCTCGGGCTTCGACATGAACCCCTCGCCGGGCAACATCCGCGACGGGCTGATTACCGACGCCATGAAATCGGCCGGGGCGGCGCGCAAGGGCGGTTCCTCGCCGGTCGTGGCCGTGCTCGACTACCCGGAGCTGGTCACCAAGCCCGGTTTGAACCTGCTTTGCACCCCCGGCAACGACGTGGAGTCGACGACGGCGGAAGTAGGGTCGGGGGCCAACGTCGTGCTCTTCACCACCGGCCTGGGTACGCCCACCGGCAACCCGATTGCGCCCGTGGTAAAGATTTCGAGCAACACGGCTTTGGCCCAGCGCATGCCCGACATCATCGACCTGAACACCGGAACGGTTATCGACGGGGAAGAAACCATCGAGCAGGCCGGGGAAAGGATTCTGGACTACGTGATTCGCGTGGCCAGCGGGGAGGAAGTAGCCGCCGTGCGCCACGGCCAAACCGACTTTATTCCCTGGAAGCGGGGCGTTTCGCTGTAA